The genomic segment GCCGCGGTGCTCGAGCCCACGGTCAGCCCAAAACAGAGCGCAAAAACAGCGGGGACTTGAAGAGGCTGGGGGTGACTTTGGATAGGGTGATGGAGGAGTTGGATAGCACGAAACCTGGATTTTGGTCCttctgggggtgggggagaaaaaataataataattaaaaaaaaaaaagggcgcATTTCCCCCAGGCTCAGAGGCAGCAGAGTAGCAGTGATTGACGTGTGACACCAAACGAGCTCCTTGCTGGACACTGTTTCTAAATCACTTTTTTATAATGTCAAACAGGGGAGAGACACTTCCAGCAACACGTTATCCTTGAGACGTTTTCTaatggtaaatatttttgttctctctACCTCCGCGAGGGGATCTAACCGCAGGGGTGCTCTCACCTCCAGCCCGTCACTCGGGGGGCTGAGCGGGCGGACTAACTGCATGCCTCGCTTCGCACGGCCTCCAGCCCCACTAAccatcccctgctgctgcttcccaacCCGGCCTCGGGCTGCAAACAGCCTCTGCTTttggggagagagagagcaaaaCCCCTTCCCTGGCTGCGCTTGCATGACGCGGGGCGCTCACCTTGCCCGGGCATGGGGTGCTGGTTTTCTTCCCGGCGATGTTTGTGGTGTTTGTCCCCAAACCAAGGCACCCGGTGAGAAGTGACCAGCGGTGTCCTTGGGGCTGTGTGAGGGGGGAGATGCTGTGCCCATCTCTGCAGCCGTAGCAAAAGTGGGAGCAGTTGCCACCCGTGCATTGGGGCAGTTAAAAAAGGCGTTTGCAGGAGCCGTGCTGCAAGCCTGGCGTGCCCGACACAGGGCAGGGCTCGCTCCCTCGGTGCTTTCTGCTGGGGAGCCCTCACCGTGCGCCCTCCCCGAGGCCACatcccctcctcttcccttccccgtGCCCCGGGGATGTTCCTTGCAGAGCTGGCtcagcagcaccctgcagtgACACCGCTCCCTCCGCGTGCGCAGGAGCCCCCACACCATCACCACAGGTCCCCAGGAGCCACCCCAGCTCCGGGTGACACCGCGCTGCTCCCCGGGCTCTCCCAAAGTTACCCCTTCCTGGAGCCCCCCCTGCTCACAGACCGATGCAGGCGCAggtggggacatttggggacctGGCGTGTCCCAGCGTGGCTGCTCGCCGTGCTGACAAATTGCTGGGAGGCTCTCTCACAGCGAGCTTTGCTCAGGCTTGTCACCGGGGCTGCTTCCCCGGGGGTTTCCTTGCAATCGCTGTGGCACCAGCGAGGTTTGAGCCCTGCCCCGAGGCCAGGGGACGCCTCTGCTCTGCCAGCCGGGACGTGGGGTGTGCTGAGGGCTCAGCACCTCGCCTGCAGCCCAGAGGCTTGATCGGGGACATGCTGGGAGCACAAAACCTCCCAATTTGGGATGTGCTGGGTGCACGCAGCCTCCCGGTGCGCTCAGGTGTGCAGCTCCCCGCTTTCTGCTTCGGggggctctgcagagccttccccaGGCATCTTCCCTTCGGGGGGGGAACCTTCATCTCGGGGCTGTCActgtgctgagcagagctgcttcTAATCACCCCGATCGCCCCACGGTTATCTCAGAAAGCTCTCGGGGCTGACGTTTCCCTGCGGGTGGTGGAGGCGAAGCCGGAGCGCGTGCGGGCAGGGAGGGTGCGCTTGGACCCGGTGTGGATTTGGGCAGTGCAGGGGCACGGTCGTGGCACAGCGAGGCTGGGATGGAGCGAGTGTgagtgtgtgagtgtgtgtgtgtgtgagtgtgtgggAGCGTTTGTGTGCGCACAAGCTGCTTTGTCTTCTCCCTCCCCGAGCGATGGGGGCCCTCGCCAAAGCCCTGTGTGGTTCGGTGACTCACGCTGCCTCGCGCCAGGCTCGCAGCAGCCCCCGGGCTGCCAGCACCACCAAACAATGCTCCTCTCCCAGGGCCGCCTCCCGAACAGCCCCGCAGCACCCGGCCCCAACCCTTTTCTGCCTCTCAGGTACCCCAGGAGCCCACGGTCTGCTcgcaaaagcttttttttgcaAGCCCTGGGATGCGCCCCCCCCTTTGCTGCGGTGTCCCAGATGGGGTTGCTCAGCCCCAATCTTGCACCGGCTGCATCCTGcacggggtgctggggagggctcACTGCAAAGCCCAGCCAAAAGTCCCAAAGGAGGTGAAAAGGGAGCCGTGCTCCTTGGTCACCCCAAAAGCAGTGTTTGCTCTGAGCACATCGTTGCATCTCTGCAGCGACCCTGCTAAACCAACCCTCCCGGGGCTCCCTGTGCATGATCCACTGGGACAAAGGCTGAGTTCAATTTTTAATTGAGCCCCCGTgaattttcccttcccctcgGCGTAACACCACCGGCCCCATCGTGGCCAGGCTGCGTGCGCCGGGAGGACCTGGCTGCGGGACCCGTATCTGCACAAATCCCTCCCTGGCCGTTTTGTAATCGCGCTGGCCATTCGTTTCGCGAGCTGctccctttgttctcttattaTGGGACATCATAAAAATAGCAGCGGCAAGACGAGCACAGAACGATCCCAGCCCCGTCGCCCTGCAGCGAGGGGCTGCGTGGCTCAGCCGTTCGTGCCCCACGCGGCTCTCGCAAGGAGCGGCAGGACCTGGGGTTTTGCTCTTTCCAAGGAATTTCTTCAAGGCATTTTCATGTCGGGTTCCTTGAAGCCCGAGCGCCTCATTTATCCGAGCGGCCAGCCCTCTGAAAGGAATACTTTATTACCCTTTGTGAACAACTTAATGCACTCCGAGCCATTGTTCTGGTGGTTAGGAGCAAAATTGAAGATTGATCTCACAGGGAAGCTGTCAAGCTGAAAATGCCTCATTTAAATTAGTGTCCCTTCTAGTTTTACCAGCAACAGCTGACTTTGATAATGCTGAAATaattagctattttttttctttttttttttttctaaaccggattttttttccactgatgcTGCCTGCGTGTGTGTGTGGGTTCTAATTTTACAAAACCTCGCCCGAATTAGCCCGCGATGTTGGACCGGGCAGCACGCACCCGGCTGGGCCGAGCCTGCCAGTGGGTGACActtggggacaggggacacgaACGTGGGATGTGCAAGTGTTGGGAGTGGATTTTGTGGGAATTGGAGCTCGGGGCGAGCCTTGGGGCTTTAGGGAGGGTGGGAGCAATGGCTGAGtgctctgggggtgctggggtgcaTCTGGTGTGGGACCGGGACCGTGCACGCCCTCTGAGTGTGTTTTGCACGCCTGAATTGTGACAGCCCTGGGTGTTTGGGGGTGAAAAGCTTGGAACTGTGCCTGGGCGTTTTGGGGGTGAACATCTTAGAAACCGTCCCTGGGTGTCCCCGTGAGCGGTGCTGGGTTCTCCAGCCACAACCTGCGGATCTGTCGCCTGCTTGCACCATGAGGGTTGCTTTGAGGCTCCCAAGGAgtccaaaagcatttttatttaaatttttcacGGTGTTTCTGGCCGAGCCTCCTGCTGGTCGGGCTTACACCACGCTGCCCCCTCACCAAgccccatccccagctcctgcctggtgGCAGAAAAGCCCCAAAACCTCACCCTGCTGGGGTGTAACTCGGAGAGGCAACTCCTCCACCTCGGGGCTGCCAATATTTGATCTCACCTGATCCTTTTCTTGGGGGACACAGGACCTTTTGCCAGCTGGGAGCTGAGCAAGGCAGGATTaatcctgcagagctgcttctccCTCTGCCTCCATGGAGCCGCTGTTCCCGTGCGCCCCGGCCGTGCCACCAGCCTCTGCCCGCTTCTAAAGTGCTGATtgctgggaggcaggagggttctgcaggggctgggacagACACCGAGAAATCAATCTGGGTGCttttccctgcctgcagcctgggATGAGCCAAGGATCTCGCAGCCAAAACCCAcggagagcagcagccaggagtTATAAGGGCACCGAGCGCTGCCGAGGTGGAAAATGCAGCGGGACTGCCGGCGTGCAGCCGAGCCCTGAGCTGAAATCGTGCCGTGCCTTAACCCCAAAGCACTCCCCTCGTGTGCTCAGGGGGGTTATTAACTGGGGGGCTCCTTGGCTGCGCTACGCCAAGAGCCCAGAGCTGATGTAGCCGAGCAGGGAGGGTCACAGCCTCTtccccgagcagcagcagcacgttTTGGGCAGCGTGAGCCTCACCCCCgggctttttttctctttctccctgcagAAACGTGCGCCGTGAACAACGGAGGCTGCGACAGCAAGTGTCACGACGCGGCCACGGGCGTGCactgcagctgccccatgggcTTCATGCTCCAGCCCGACAGGAAGACGTGCAAAGGTAGGGAGGTGCTCTGCCCCTGGCAGCCTTCACCTGTGTCCTTGGAGCCCTTCGAAAAGGCTCGGGTTTGGCTCAGCTCCACGTTCCCCACGGTGTTTGCTTGCGGCCAGGGGTGGAGAAGGGGGAACACCCCCGTGCGGGGCTCCTGGGGTGCAGTGGGCACCCACGGGTGCTCTGCTGGAGGGAGGATCCGAGGAGCTGAGGCCAGGTTTGCAAAGCTTTTTGGGTGTCTGCTGAGATGGGAAAATCCCAAATTGTGAtctctttgtcttttttaagACGCGTCAAAATGCACCAGTGCCCTGTCCTGCAAACCTGGCACCATGCACACAAGGGGAGCTGctctccctccccacagccTGGCCAGGGCTCGGGATCCCCAGGGGACAATCAGGGACCCAGCTCAGCCCCGTACCCCCCACCCCGTGTCTCCTGGGGCTCGCTGGggacccagcacagccctgaggccccctcctgccccagccacaCGGTGCTGGGAGCTCTCAGTCGAAGCCCCCAGCTGGCTGCCCTGACCCTGGGGGTAATTTAGGGACCGGCGGCCACAGGGGTTGATGCAGAGGGTGGGGAAATCCCGGTGATCGTGGCTGCAGGGTGATGGCACCCTCTTGTTTTTGCTCCTTCGGAGCTGGCAACGGGACCCTCCTTGCTAAAGGTGCTGCGGTTGACCCCAACCCCCCTGGGAAGGGTAATTTGGGTCAACTTAGAGGCAATTTAGAGGTGCGTGGGTCCCACTGCGGCTCTGTGGGGTGACTGCCGGGTCCCACGTGGGCGATGCTTTGGGGTGCTGCAAAACCCTTCACACTCCCAGGgacatccccgtccccatgcgTCGGCCAGGGGACAAGCCCCTCGCGTGCACCCGGGCCCAGGGGACGCGGTGACCCCGGGGCAGGACGGGGCAGTGCCTGCGTTTTGTCTCTCGGCAGCTCCAGGAACTTGACCCTGGTTGAAAGCAAAGCCCCGGCCCGCGGCGAGCTGTCTACCTGCTGACTGATTCCAGaagcccccccctgcccccttGTTATTTTTTCAGCGCCCGCTGCCCCTCCGATTCGGCAGTTTCCAGGAAAGCGCAATAACCTGGAGCCATATCCCCTGCGTCTGGGGGTTTTATTACAATTGCGAGCTGTTTTACAGCCGGTTCCCCCGCGATAATAAAGAGAAAACCTCGGCCCCAGAGAGGCAGAGCTGTCGCCCCAGCATTGGCAGCGGGGGGCCGGGGAGCCGGGGAGGACAGCCGCCTCTTCCTGCTCCCCTTCCATTTTACAGGGCATTTCCTAGCAGTAAATTTTGTGTttaggagggggaaaaaagaaaaaaaggggggaaaaaattacATCTCCCAGCCAGCCTCTTTCCAGGTTCCCAGGTCGTCGTTTTCAGCCTTGGcgatggcaagaaaaaaaatggcccAGCAAAGGGTGCCCAGCAAATCCCCCAGGTCTCCAGCCAAAACCTGCTgggggcagagcccaggggcaGAGCCGGAAGGTTTAGGGGGGACCAAACACCCCCGGGGGTGGCCACGGTCACCAGCCCGGGGTGCGAGGGGTgtccctgtcctgtcctgtccccaccAGACATCGACGAGTGCCGGCTCAACAACGGGGGCTGTGACCACATCTGCAGGAACACGGTGGGCAGCTTCGAGTGCAGCTGCAAGAAGGGCTACAAGCTGCTCATCAACGAGAGGAACTGCCAAGGTGAGGGCGCTGGGGACCTGGGGACCTCGCCTCTCCCTGCCCTTCGTCCCTGTCCCTCCCTCTGTGGTCCCGTCCCCAAGCAGGGGTCCTGCCCTGGGTGGGCACAGCTCAGCGCCCACCCTGCTCGGCTTCTTGCGAGCTTTGTGTTTTCTTGCGTGAGTTTTTTTCCTTGGGTCAGTGATGGGAAGAATCCCAGAGTCAtcagggctggaggagccccccaGGGTCACCTGCTCCAGCCACCCCCCACCACCACTGTCCCCACTgagccgtgtccccaagcaccagccCCAACCTCTcctggagcccccccagggacggggactcccccacctccctgggcaacccgtcccaacgccTGCCCGCTCtgtctgagcagaaatggctcctcattgcCCACctcaacctcccctggcacagctccaggcCGTTCCACAGGCTGAATCCTGCCTGCCCATCTGCTCCCCGCTTGGGGCCATGCTCTGGATGCAGAGCGAGGCTTTGGGTGCCTTTGCCAggctttcctccttccccatcactcagagggcaggagggagggatgTGTCTCCTGCTCGGCACAGCTTTCCCAccttcctctccccaccccGACATCCTGCAAAATCTCACCAAACCTTGCCACTGTGTGCCAGGGCGCAGCACCACTGGTTGCGGGGCCGTTTTGGGGGGGCACAgagctcccccccagccccgagccgAGGGCAGTGCTCGAACGCAGCTGCTGCAAGCCAAAAGCTCGGGCTCTGGCCCCAGCAGGGGGGCGCAGGGCTTGCCGACGCTCCAGGGCTGAGACCTCTTTCATCTCCGTCCAGGTGCCGCGCGCTCTTGCAAGTTTGACGTGAGCGCGGCAATTAACTTAATGAAGCCAATGAAACGAGGATCAAACCCGCCGGGCTGGGCTCACCCGCGCAGCCGGGGCCGCCCAGCCCTGGAGAGGTGCCCCGCGGGGGTGCAGAGACAGCTCTGGCACCGTCCCGGGGCAGGACGTGCCCGTGCAACAGCCCTGCCCGCCGGGCAGCACCCAAGGGCCCCCGCAGCCGTGCCCAGGGCATGGTTTGGCACGTTTTGGGTgcggaggggctgcaggagttTGGAGGGGGAAGGACATCGGTGTGGTGGGCTGCAGAtgctctggcagcagctggaCCATGCAGGGGGGGTGGGACACGAGGTCCCAGAGCATCCCagtgcatcccagagcatcccagtgcatcccagagcatcccagTGCAGCCTCCCCGTTTGCTGCAGCAGGTGGGGGAGGGCCGTGCCAGCCCTCAGCTCCCCACCttgcctttttcccccctccccagacaTCGACGAGTGCTCGTTCGACCGCACCTGCGACCACCTCTGCATCAACACCCCCGGGAGCTTCCAGTGCCTCTGCAACAAGGGCTACACGCTGTACGGCCTCACCCACTGCGGAGGTAGGGCCGGGCGGGTGCTGGGTCCCCACCTCCCCCATGGGTtcggggtcctgggggggagcACTCGGGACACCCAGAAACGGGGCAGCCCCACGGCACGGTCGCTGTGGACCCCTTGGGGCTGTCCCCAAGGGTTGGTTTGCAGGGTCCCAGGGGGGCTGCCCCGTGTCCTCGCCGTGCACCCGGTGCCGTGGCCGGGTGGGGAGGGCGCACGCAGCCAGGGGCTGGTGTCTGCGACTTCAAACGGGGCGACAGGAACAGCTTGCGACTTGTCTGCAGCGGCGGAGAGGGGAGAAATCCCCGGCGTTtttggcagggagctgggacGGGGTGGGAAGGGGAACATCAAAAGGGGCTGAGCTCGGTTTGAGCTCAGGCTGGCTCCCAAGGGCGGGGGCGTGCGGCGCCCCGGGACGCGGGGAGCAGATGGGGTGCGCGGGGGGTGCTGGAGAGGGGTCGTggcaggggtggggggtgaCCCTTCTGAGACCCCCGGTGGCATTCCCCAGTCTGGGCTGCTTGGGGTTGGAACCGAGCCTCATGGGGTCCGCAGCAGGGAGAGGTGACAGCCCAGGGGGCATGGGGGGGTTGCCCAGGTCTGTGCCCCGTTTTGGGCTGGGGTCGGGGGTCCCCCCATGGAGGGGCCGTGCTGGAGGGGAGCAGCGGGGAGAGGGGCCGGGCTGCCAAGCAGCTGCCTTTTGAATTGGGCTGCTAAATGCTTCCATGTCGGCTCTGTCTGCTGCCCCCCGCAGCTCCCCAGCCTGCCGTGGGGCCGGGCTCAGCCTGGGTGGGCTGcacccgccgccgcccggcccctgCCCTTGGGGGTGCCACCGGCTGGGGCTTCCCTCGAACCCCCCCAAATTGGggctgtggagctgggaggaggcagagctggaagcACCCTGCTGGGGCACAGGGTTTGTGCGCTTTGGCCATCCAAAATCCCGCTCTGGGGGCGATTCAGCATCACAGGGgtccccctctgcccccctgacatccccccccacctctccctgtgtcccccccagaTGTGGACGAATGCAGCATCAACCGCGGGGGCTGCAAATTCGGCTGCATCAACACGCCCGGCAGCTACCAGTGTACCTGTCCCGCCGGCTGCAAGCTGCACTGGAACAAAAAGGACTGCGTAGGTACGTGGgggcagagcctgctgctgccagggatgctccagcacagccttgggGGGGTGCCGAAACCCCACGGCCCCCATCGTGGCTGTCAGTGGGTGGCGTGCTGGGATTTGGGGCATCCCGCTGCAGGGATGCTCCAGAGCAGGATGATTTTGTCTGGGGTCCCTTGTCTGTATGGCACGGGTCTAGATGGGATGGGATGTGCTGTCCTGCTCCCTCTGTCCTGATTTATGGACTTTTTCCATTGATTTATGGACTGTGCTTGGGGCTGGCCGTGAGCTCGTGCCCCAGCAGGTGCCCCTAAATGAATGATTTTTGTGGCCCTGGCTGTGCTCTGACACCCGCCCACCCCCCTTCACTGGGGAAAGACGCAGCAAAGTGCAGCTCTGCCCCCAAAATCCTGAAAAATCCCAGCGGTGACAGCTCAAGGAGGAGCTGGGCTAGGGGTTGGGATGCTGCTCCTGGGGCCCCACGCCGCACCGTGCCGCCAGCTGAGGGGGGACGAGGGGGTCCCGCCGTGGCTCTGTGCCACCCACGGGCGTCCCCCGCTTGTCGTCACCAGCTGGTGCGTGTCCCTCAGAGCTGGTGAAATGCCTGTCAGGTTCCGTGCCGCCGCGGGCCACCCTCACCTGCAACAAGACGGGCAAGAAGGACAGCTGCGCCCTCACCTGCGCCTCCAAGGCTCGCTTCCAGCCAGGTACGGGGAGGGTTCGGGGGGGTCCCCATCTCCCTGCCTGGCCCAAACTGGGCGCAGAGGAGCAGCTGGCAGAGCACCCTGAGGTCCCGAGCCCTGGGATGAGGGAAAAGGagtgtttgtgggttttttttcctggctgagTTTGGCTCCTCAGGATGGGTTTGCGCAGCGCAGGAGCCGGGCGGTGGGgtgcggggtgctgggtgctgccccccaggGTCTCTGCACCCCCTTTTGGGCAACCACCGCTGACCCGTAGGGACCGTGTGGCTGCaccggggggggctcagcaccgaGGGGCACCCCCAATGCCTGCTCCTCCTTCCCACAGAGTCAGACAGCAGCTACACCGTGAGCTGCGGGACGCCCGTGCTGCGGCAGGGCAGCCAGCAGAGAGCGGCCaacagcagccagcagtgccTCGGTAAGGGGGCTCCGAGCAGCCACCCCCCTCCCCTAAAAAATCCCCCCCCGTGCTGCTCCCCCCTTGCCCCCCGGCTGGTTCAGCACCCGCCTTTTCTTTTAGAGGCTGTCGTTGCGCCAATCAAGCAGAAAGCTTCCTTCAAGATCAAGGACGCCAAGTGCCACCTGCACCCGCGGGCCAAGGGCAAGCAGGACGAGGCGGGGAAAACCGGGGCGCAAGGTGAGGGAGGGTCGGAGGGGGTGctcctgtgtcccccccccggcacgGACGGGGCCCTGACTTGTCCCCCCCCTCATGCAGGAGGTGCAGCGCCCTGCTCCGACTGCCAGGTTGCCTTCGTCAACCTCAAGTGCGACTCGTCCAAGAAGGGGAAGGGCCGGCGGGCGCGCAACTCCTCCGGCAAGGAGGTGACGCGCATCACGCTGGAGTTCGAGGCTGAGATCAAGCCGGAGGAGACCACAGGTGGGCACGGGGCGGGTGTTTGGGGGGCGGGAAGGAGAGCCCAAGTGGTCCTTGGTGTCCCGCTGGGGTGGGGTGTGGGGTCCCGCTGGGTTTCCCCCTTATCGCCGCCGTCCCTCTTTCTCCCCGCCGCGCACCCAGCCAGCTGCAACCTGCACTGCCTGCGGCAGAAAGTGGAGAAGAAGCTCAAGTCGGCCATCAAAGCCCTGAAGAAATCCATCAACCAGGAGCGGTTCCTGCTGCGCTTCGCCGGGATGGAGTACGAGGTGGCGAGGAAGCTGAGCGTGGCCCCCGAGCGGCAGGAGAGCTGCGGGCCGGGCCAGCAGCGCCTGGGCACCAAGTGTGGTAAGGGGGCACCGCGgggagccggggagggggctggcatgtgtgtgtccccccccccagggataTCCCCCTGCCGTGCCGCTCACCTCCACCCCTGGCTCTCAGTTAGCTGCTCGCAGGGAACCTATTACCACGGGCAGACGGAGCAGTGCGTCCCCTGCCCCTCGGGCACCTACCAGGAGAAGGAGGGGCAGCTCTCCTGCGACCTGTGTCCCCGCAGCGACGCCTTCGGCCCCGTGGGAGCCACCAACATCACCGGCTGCACGGGTAAGGGGGCACGGAGGGGGTTCAGGGGGGAGTGCCTGGGGACATCCCCACCGTGCGATCTCAGTGCCCCCGTCCAGAAGGTGGAAAAGCCCTGGGCACCCCGGAGACCCCCAGGAGTTCCCCGTTTTGGAGCAGGGGAGAAGCTTTTAGCGGGGCCCCACCACTCGGCTCCTATGTTCTCGGGGCTGCTGAGCCTGGCGGGGCGAGGAGCTGGGCACggggcacccctgggtgctgggtgccagcGATGCCTGTGCCCGCAGGTCAGTGCCCCCCCGGCCAGCACTCCGCCGACGGCTTCAAGCCCTGCCAGCCGTGCCCCCGCGGCTCCTACCAGCCCGAGGTGGGGCGGGCGCTCTGCTTCCCCTGCGGCGGGGGGCTGACCACCAAGCACGAGGGAGCCCTCTCCTTCCAGGACTGTGACACCAAAGGTAGGTCCGAgacagcccccggggggggtaACGGGGGGGGTCCCGTGGGGTTGTGCCCCCTTTTGAGCCCCCTTTGCTTTCCGCTTCCCCAGTCCAGTGCTCGCCCGGGCACTACTACAACACCAGCGTCCACCGCTGCATTCGCTGCGCCGTGGGCACCTACCAGCCTGATTTTCGGCAGAATTACTGCATCGCCTGCCCCGGCAACACCACCACCGACTTCGACGGCTCCACCTCCGTGTCCCAGTGCAAAAGTAAGCAGGGCATGGTGCTCCGGGGGTGTGGGCGTGCTGCGAGCTGGGGTCCTTTAACAAAGCAGCTGATAATTCCTTCAAATAGCATTTTGGGGTTATTTTATTTGGGTATGCAATGAGCAGTGCCACCGAACGCTCTCCCCCCTGCTGCCCAGTAAACCCTCGCTGTCCCAGTCCCCGTGCCACTGGTTCCCAGTGGGACTGGCTCTCCATGCCCTCTCCCACCTTGCTTGCAGACCGGCAGTGCGGGGGCGAGCTGGGCGAGTACACGGGCTACATCGAGTCCCCAAATTACCCGGGGAATTACCCCGCCAACGTGGAGTGCACCTGGAACATCAACCCGCCCCCCAAGCGCAAGATCCTCATCGTGGTGCCGGAGATCTTCCTGCCCTCCGAGGACGAGTGCGGGGACGTCCTGGTCATGCGGAAAAACTGTAGGTAACCGAGCGCGCCGCGGGGGGAGCGCAGAGCCGTGGtttggcagagctgagctgattTATGCCGAGGGGAAAAGCCCCGTCCCGGGATGGAGGTGGTGGGGTGCTTCTAGGAAATGGGTGGGCGGGAGGGGGTCGGTGTCACCCGCCTGCTCGGTGCCTTGTTGGTTTGTAGGGCTGCGCACGGTGAGCTGGGCTGAGCGCCCTTCGGCACACTTTCTCCAGGGTTAAAACCtctggaagggaaaaaggaaccCCATCCATTCCAGGGAAGGGATATGGGCACCCCTGCCATTTAacaggaggggctgggagggggctcAGCCTCGCTGCACGTTGCCAATCCCACCCTGGtgccccctgctctgcccctcgGCCCCCCTTTTGAGGGTTTGGCGCGGTGGGGCCGGGGTCGTCACGCAGCCCCCGGCCGTTCCCCTCGCAGCCTCGCCGTCCTCCATCACCACCTACGAGACGTGCCAGACGTACGAGAGGCCCATCGCCTTCACGGCCCGCTCTCGCAAGCTGTGGATCAACTTCAAAACCAGCGAGGCCAACAGCGCCCGGGGCTTCCAGATCCCCTACGTCACCTACGACGGTGAGCACGGGGAGAGCAGCTCGACCCGGCATCCCTTCCCTGCTACCCGGGGACCCCAAATCTGCACGCCTTGGGagtgcctggggaggggggtgaAGGTTTGGGGATGCATCCCCTGAGCTGGTTTCTCGCTCGGGTGTTGCAGAGGACTACGAGCAGCTGGTGGAGGACATCGTGCGGGACGGCAGGCTGTACGCCTCCGAGAACCACCAGGAGATCCTCAAGGTGAGCGCGTCCCCGTGTGGGCCTTGTCACCGGGGGCTTAGCGGGATGCTTGGAGGGGTTTGGGATTCCCTGGCAGCCCTGGTGTGAGCGCAACTCAACTCCCTGCTTCGGTTCAGGGTCGtgctggggttttggggagctgCCCCAGCGGGATCAGGAGGGGAGGGTGACCCCGGCTCTGCTTCCCCGCAGGACAAGAAGCTGATCAAGGCGTTTTTCGACGTGCTGGCGCACCCCCAGAACTACTTCAAGTACACAGAGAAGCACAAGGAGATGCTGCCCCGCTCCTTCATCAAGCTGCTGCGCTCCAAAGTCTCCAGCTTCCTCCGGCCTTACAAATAGCGCCCTGCCGCCCCGCGCCATGCGGCTGCCGAGGAaaccctcctctccctcccttcttacttcacttctcctcctcctcccttctcgGCTCCGGCaggaccaccaccacctcccgcTCCGCAGATGTCTCGGCACGCTCTGTCTCAGCCGCCGGCGATGCTGCTCCTCTCTTCCGAAGCagcttcccccccaaaaaaaccccttTTGAATTCCCTTTTCGCCTCCGCGCCGGCTCCGTCCCGCTCCTCGATGCCACCGGCACCCCGGGGCTCAGCCGGGAGGTGACGCAGCTCCTGGGTCC from the Anas platyrhynchos isolate ZD024472 breed Pekin duck chromosome 27, IASCAAS_PekinDuck_T2T, whole genome shotgun sequence genome contains:
- the SCUBE3 gene encoding signal peptide, CUB and EGF-like domain-containing protein 3 isoform X4; translated protein: MGALQLAGFCTLFFLLHSGKTLANKAGQDVDECVEGTDSCHIDAICQNTPKSYKCICKSGYTGDGKHCKDVDECEREDNAGCVHECVNIPGNYRCTCYDGFRLAHDGHNCLDLDECSEGNGGCQQTCVNMMGSYECFCREGFFLSDNQHTCIQRPEEGMNCMNKNHGCAHICRETPKGGIACECRPGFELTKNQRDCKLTCNYGNGGCQHTCDDTDQGPKCGCHVKFLLHSDGVTCIETCAVNNGGCDSKCHDAATGVHCSCPMGFMLQPDRKTCKDIDECRLNNGGCDHICRNTVGSFECSCKKGYKLLINERNCQDIDECSFDRTCDHLCINTPGSFQCLCNKGYTLYGLTHCGDVDECSINRGGCKFGCINTPGSYQCTCPAGCKLHWNKKDCVAGACPSELVKCLSGSVPPRATLTCNKTGKKDSCALTCASKARFQPESDSSYTVSCGTPVLRQGSQQRAANSSQQCLEAVVAPIKQKASFKIKDAKCHLHPRAKGKQDEAGKTGAQGGAAPCSDCQVAFVNLKCDSSKKGKGRRARNSSGKEVTRITLEFEAEIKPEETTASCNLHCLRQKVEKKLKSAIKALKKSINQERFLLRFAGMEYEVARKLSVAPERQESCGPGQQRLGTKCVSCSQGTYYHGQTEQCVPCPSGTYQEKEGQLSCDLCPRSDAFGPVGATNITGCTGQCPPGQHSADGFKPCQPCPRGSYQPEVGRALCFPCGGGLTTKHEGALSFQDCDTKVQCSPGHYYNTSVHRCIRCAVGTYQPDFRQNYCIACPGNTTTDFDGSTSVSQCKNRQCGGELGEYTGYIESPNYPGNYPANVECTWNINPPPKRKILIVVPEIFLPSEDECGDVLVMRKNCSLAVLHHHLRDVPDVREAHRLHGPLSQAVDQLQNQRGQQRPGLPDPLRHLRRGLRAAGGGHRAGRQAVRLREPPGDPQGQEADQGVFRRAGAPPELLQVHREAQGDAAPLLHQAAALQSLQLPPALQIAPCRPAPCGCRGNPPLPPFLLHFSSSSLLGSGRTTTTSRSADVSARSVSAAGDAAPLFRSSFPPKKTPFEFPFRLRAGSVPLLDATGTPGLSREVTQLLGPGHQHSLAEEMGAKKNNKSHDVMPA
- the SCUBE3 gene encoding signal peptide, CUB and EGF-like domain-containing protein 3 isoform X7 — translated: MGALQLAGFCTLFFLLHSGKTLANKAGQDVDECVEGTDSCHIDAICQNTPKSYKCICKSGYTGDGKHCKDVDECEREDNAGCVHECVNIPGNYRCTCYDGFRLAHDGHNCLDLDECSEGNGGCQQTCVNMMGSYECFCREGFFLSDNQHTCIQRPEEGMNCMNKNHGCAHICRETPKGGIACECRPGFELTKNQRDCKLTCNYGNGGCQHTCDDTDQGPKCGCHVKFLLHSDGVTCIGERHFQQHVILETFSNETCAVNNGGCDSKCHDAATGVHCSCPMGFMLQPDRKTCKDIDECRLNNGGCDHICRNTVGSFECSCKKGYKLLINERNCQDIDECSFDRTCDHLCINTPGSFQCLCNKGYTLYGLTHCGDVDECSINRGGCKFGCINTPGSYQCTCPAGCKLHWNKKDCVELVKCLSGSVPPRATLTCNKTGKKDSCALTCASKARFQPESDSSYTVSCGTPVLRQGSQQRAANSSQQCLEAVVAPIKQKASFKIKDAKCHLHPRAKGKQDEAGKTGAQGGAAPCSDCQVAFVNLKCDSSKKGKGRRARNSSGKEVTRITLEFEAEIKPEETTASCNLHCLRQKVEKKLKSAIKALKKSINQERFLLRFAGMEYEVARKLSVAPERQESCGPGQQRLGTKCVSCSQGTYYHGQTEQCVPCPSGTYQEKEGQLSCDLCPRSDAFGPVGATNITGCTGQCPPGQHSADGFKPCQPCPRGSYQPEVGRALCFPCGGGLTTKHEGALSFQDCDTKVQCSPGHYYNTSVHRCIRCAVGTYQPDFRQNYCIACPGNTTTDFDGSTSVSQCKNRQCGGELGEYTGYIESPNYPGNYPANVECTWNINPPPKRKILIVVPEIFLPSEDECGDVLVMRKNSSPSSITTYETCQTYERPIAFTARSRKLWINFKTSEANSARGFQIPYVTYDEDYEQLVEDIVRDGRLYASENHQEILKDKKLIKAFFDVLAHPQNYFKYTEKHKEMLPRSFIKLLRSKVSSFLRPYK